One region of Chryseobacterium muglaense genomic DNA includes:
- a CDS encoding IS5 family transposase — translation MLGKIKPDLQQNLFKTRLTELINMEHPLVKLAHEISWEKMEQEFAKLFSEQGRPSVAIRKIAGMLLLKEMFKESDETVVERWVENAYWQYFTGEDFFQTQQPFDPSNFVHFRKRIGEKGLEFLLGQSVSLHPQAKTEDEVQIDTTVQEKNITFPTDSKLAKKVIDNCVKIAEKEGVIQRQSYKRVSKQLLRDAYFGHHPRRQKKAKMARKKLRTIGKRVLRELERKLPSTILKDYEDVFKIYLKALTQERNTKDKIYSLHEPQVACIAKGKSGKAYEFGTKVAVVRGRKTGVISSIKRFSGNPHDSKTLEESLAQSERVRKSVGGTRPNKASTDRGFRGIKLVEGTVILLPTKKEKTKYEQQVARLRFRARAAIEPCISHLKRNHSLGLNFLKGVAGDINNALLAGIGYNLKMRFNQIKEQITLWLEILLRTFLCKYNFQNEN, via the coding sequence ATGTTAGGTAAAATAAAACCAGATTTACAGCAAAATTTATTCAAGACCAGACTTACGGAACTCATTAATATGGAGCATCCGTTGGTAAAATTGGCTCACGAAATCTCTTGGGAGAAAATGGAGCAAGAGTTTGCAAAACTGTTTTCAGAGCAAGGAAGACCCTCGGTTGCAATTCGTAAAATAGCAGGAATGCTTCTGCTTAAGGAAATGTTTAAAGAAAGCGACGAAACGGTTGTAGAAAGATGGGTGGAGAATGCGTATTGGCAATATTTTACGGGCGAAGATTTTTTTCAGACCCAGCAGCCTTTTGATCCGAGCAATTTTGTACACTTTAGAAAGAGAATTGGCGAGAAGGGGTTAGAATTCCTTTTAGGACAAAGCGTTTCTCTTCATCCGCAAGCCAAAACAGAAGATGAAGTTCAGATTGACACTACGGTTCAGGAGAAGAATATTACCTTTCCTACGGATTCAAAATTAGCAAAAAAAGTAATAGACAATTGCGTGAAAATAGCTGAAAAAGAAGGGGTAATTCAAAGGCAAAGTTATAAAAGAGTAAGCAAACAATTGTTGCGAGATGCTTATTTTGGGCACCATCCGAGAAGACAGAAGAAGGCAAAAATGGCAAGGAAGAAGCTCAGAACGATTGGCAAAAGAGTGCTTCGGGAATTGGAAAGAAAACTTCCTTCAACTATTTTGAAAGACTACGAAGACGTTTTTAAAATTTACCTCAAAGCACTCACCCAAGAACGTAATACGAAAGATAAAATTTACAGTTTGCACGAACCACAGGTTGCCTGTATTGCGAAAGGGAAATCGGGAAAGGCATACGAGTTTGGGACAAAAGTGGCGGTAGTGCGAGGTAGGAAAACAGGGGTCATCAGTTCCATAAAAAGATTTTCAGGCAATCCTCACGATAGCAAAACATTGGAAGAATCATTAGCACAAAGTGAGCGAGTCAGAAAATCCGTTGGAGGAACAAGACCTAATAAAGCGAGTACAGACCGAGGTTTTAGAGGAATAAAATTAGTAGAAGGAACGGTAATTTTGCTTCCCACAAAAAAAGAAAAAACAAAATATGAGCAACAAGTTGCAAGATTGAGATTCCGAGCAAGAGCAGCGATAGAGCCTTGTATCTCGCATTTGAAAAGAAACCACTCCTTAGGATTAAACTTCCTTAAAGGAGTAGCTGGAGATATTAATAATGCCTTATTAGCAGGCATCGGATACAATCTGAAGATGAGATTCAACCAAATCAAAGAGCAAATCACTCTTTGGCTCGAAATTCTTCTCCGAACTTTTTTATGCAAGTATAATTTTCAAAATGAAAACTAG
- a CDS encoding transposase — protein sequence MEEEKRRYAVKLKALRYNPYLNPNTEKHYERRLKHLEKEIKEVEVRLPKLQDEEFKEVKDLIQSVSGIGEKTSLQLMTATSGFKNFDSAKSLVKYFGLAPRIYQSGKKCYSPGKCRTSKTHIRSLLYVCSWTAMKHNVHCKELYLRLLAKGKPKKLALIAVCNKLLRICFGVVKNKIAYQSDYKKNCKIST from the coding sequence TTGGAAGAAGAAAAGCGCAGATATGCCGTGAAACTAAAAGCGCTTCGTTATAATCCTTATCTCAATCCAAATACAGAAAAGCATTATGAAAGAAGACTCAAACATTTGGAAAAGGAAATCAAAGAGGTTGAAGTGCGTCTTCCCAAACTTCAGGATGAAGAATTCAAGGAAGTAAAAGATTTAATACAAAGTGTATCAGGAATCGGCGAAAAGACTTCATTACAGCTAATGACAGCTACATCGGGATTTAAAAACTTTGATTCGGCAAAATCTCTTGTAAAATATTTTGGATTGGCACCGCGAATTTATCAGTCTGGAAAGAAATGTTATTCTCCCGGAAAGTGCAGAACCTCAAAAACCCATATCAGAAGTCTACTGTATGTCTGCTCCTGGACGGCAATGAAACACAATGTGCACTGCAAAGAACTTTACTTAAGGTTGTTGGCAAAAGGTAAACCTAAGAAACTGGCATTGATAGCAGTTTGCAACAAGCTTTTAAGAATTTGTTTTGGTGTGGTGAAAAATAAAATAGCTTATCAATCAGATTACAAGAAAAACTGTAAAATTTCAACATAA
- a CDS encoding IS1182 family transposase: MLLQQEKLPLSSYSGLYDLIVPKENLLRKINELIDFSFIYEELLSKYCLSNGRNAESPVRMFKYLLLKSIYTVSDVDVVERSQYDMSFKYFLEMTPEEEVIHPSSLTKFRKLRLKDTDLLNILIGKTVTIAIEKGIIKSKSIIVDATHTLSRSNPFSTIEVLRERSKLLRKTVYQFDEEFKTTMPSKNSDNDVSKELDYCRELEKRIENEPSLCEIPAVKEKLNLLKEMMEDTGEQLVFSKDNDAKTGHKSAESSFFGYKTHLAMSEERIITAAVVTSGEKGDGPELPKLLKISQDNGMEVDAIIGDGAYSGKENLKIADQQNIKVVAKLNPSITQGFRKDEDIFDYNKDADRFVCPAGHLAIRKARQNKKNIGKNQVDTYYFDVEKCRVCPLKEGCYKEGAKSKTYSVSIKSELHQDQMAFQESDYYKEKSKHRYKIEAKNSELKNVHGYNRAIAYGIENMQMQGAMAIFAVNLKRILKLI; encoded by the coding sequence ATGTTATTACAGCAAGAAAAACTTCCATTGAGTTCGTATTCCGGATTGTATGATTTAATCGTTCCCAAGGAAAATCTTCTTCGTAAAATTAATGAGTTGATTGATTTTTCTTTCATCTATGAAGAGCTTTTGAGCAAGTACTGCCTGAGCAACGGGCGTAATGCAGAAAGCCCGGTACGAATGTTCAAATACCTGCTTTTGAAAAGTATTTATACCGTTTCTGATGTAGACGTGGTGGAACGTTCGCAGTATGACATGTCCTTTAAATATTTTTTGGAAATGACTCCCGAAGAGGAAGTTATTCATCCCAGTTCGCTTACAAAATTCAGAAAACTGCGTTTGAAAGATACAGATTTGCTGAATATACTGATTGGCAAAACCGTAACGATTGCCATTGAAAAAGGAATCATCAAATCCAAATCAATTATTGTAGATGCTACGCATACTTTGTCGAGAAGCAACCCTTTTTCGACAATCGAAGTATTGCGGGAACGCTCCAAGCTGCTTCGGAAAACCGTTTATCAGTTTGATGAAGAATTTAAAACGACAATGCCTTCCAAAAACAGCGACAACGATGTAAGCAAGGAATTGGATTATTGCAGAGAACTCGAAAAACGCATTGAAAACGAGCCCTCTCTCTGTGAGATTCCTGCCGTAAAGGAGAAGCTGAACCTTCTGAAAGAAATGATGGAGGACACAGGTGAGCAACTGGTTTTTTCAAAAGACAACGATGCCAAAACGGGTCACAAATCTGCAGAGAGTTCATTTTTCGGATACAAAACTCATCTGGCGATGAGCGAAGAGCGAATAATCACGGCAGCGGTGGTAACTTCGGGAGAAAAAGGCGATGGTCCGGAGCTTCCCAAACTATTGAAGATAAGCCAGGATAACGGGATGGAAGTAGATGCCATCATCGGCGATGGTGCTTACAGCGGAAAAGAAAATCTGAAAATTGCAGACCAGCAAAATATTAAGGTAGTAGCTAAGCTCAATCCCTCCATTACCCAAGGTTTTAGAAAAGACGAAGATATATTTGACTACAATAAAGATGCTGACCGTTTTGTTTGTCCTGCAGGGCACTTGGCGATACGCAAAGCACGTCAGAACAAAAAAAATATAGGCAAAAACCAAGTTGACACCTACTATTTTGATGTCGAAAAGTGCAGGGTTTGTCCATTGAAAGAAGGTTGCTATAAGGAGGGTGCAAAAAGTAAAACATATTCTGTTTCCATCAAGTCAGAATTGCATCAGGACCAGATGGCTTTTCAGGAAAGCGATTATTACAAAGAAAAATCGAAACACCGCTATAAAATAGAAGCCAAAAACAGCGAACTTAAAAATGTGCACGGCTATAACAGAGCGATTGCCTATGGAATTGAAAATATGCAAATGCAGGGAGCAATGGCTATTTTCGCAGTCAATTTGAAGAGAATACTGAAATTAATATAG
- the rpoN gene encoding RNA polymerase factor sigma-54: MLKQHLQLKLGQKLAPQQIQLMKLIQLHTLEFEEELERELEENPALEVAKEESKEDEYSTLDESYESEGTESIETDFDVNEYLYDDEPSYKTASSNYSADDEDFDNESLLTEGQSLYDYLMEQINLVNISDEDLKIAEYIIGNLDTDGYLRREIKAIVDDLAFSQGIYTTKEKVEDILENYIQKLDPSGVGARGLQECLLLQIEKKVSSDKAVSLAANILRHQFDALTNKHYNKIIQKYDIEEEDLKDALEEISKLSPKVGGNFDTQTITINQEIIPDFVIQVKDGQVIPMLNSKNAPTLRVSEEYKDILTTYSHDKKSSEHKQAALFIKQKLDAAKWYIDAINQRQNTLLQTINAIVKFQHNYFITGDEKSLRPMILKDIADITGFDISTISRVVKSKYADTPNGILYLKDLFSDSLTNDDGEEVSTKEIKNHLQEVISKENKRKPLTDDALVVILKEQGYNIARRTIAKYREQLNIPVARLRKEL, encoded by the coding sequence ATGCTAAAACAACATTTACAACTTAAATTAGGACAGAAACTTGCACCTCAGCAAATTCAGCTGATGAAGTTGATTCAGCTTCATACTTTGGAATTTGAAGAAGAACTTGAAAGAGAGCTTGAAGAAAATCCGGCACTTGAAGTGGCTAAAGAAGAATCTAAAGAAGATGAGTATTCTACTTTAGATGAAAGCTATGAAAGTGAAGGAACAGAAAGTATAGAAACAGATTTCGATGTCAATGAATATCTGTATGATGATGAACCAAGCTATAAAACGGCTTCTAGTAACTATTCTGCCGATGATGAGGATTTTGATAACGAAAGTCTTCTGACTGAAGGACAGTCGTTGTATGATTATCTAATGGAGCAAATCAATCTTGTTAACATCAGTGATGAAGATTTGAAAATTGCTGAATATATTATTGGTAATTTGGATACCGACGGATATTTGAGAAGAGAAATAAAGGCGATTGTTGATGATTTGGCTTTTTCTCAGGGAATTTATACTACGAAAGAAAAAGTAGAAGATATACTCGAAAATTATATTCAGAAGCTTGATCCATCAGGGGTTGGAGCTAGAGGTTTACAGGAATGTCTTTTACTTCAGATTGAGAAAAAAGTAAGTTCTGATAAAGCGGTTTCTTTGGCTGCCAATATTTTGAGACATCAATTCGATGCGCTTACCAATAAGCATTATAATAAGATTATTCAGAAATATGATATTGAAGAAGAAGATTTGAAAGATGCCTTGGAGGAGATTTCAAAGCTGTCACCAAAAGTAGGTGGTAACTTCGATACTCAAACGATTACGATTAACCAAGAGATTATTCCGGATTTTGTAATTCAGGTGAAAGACGGGCAGGTAATTCCAATGCTTAACAGCAAAAATGCACCTACTTTGAGGGTTTCTGAAGAATATAAAGATATTTTAACTACTTATTCTCACGATAAAAAGTCATCCGAGCATAAGCAGGCTGCATTATTTATTAAACAGAAATTAGATGCCGCAAAATGGTATATCGACGCTATTAATCAACGTCAGAATACTTTGCTTCAGACGATTAATGCTATTGTCAAGTTTCAGCATAATTATTTTATTACTGGTGATGAAAAATCTTTAAGACCGATGATTTTGAAAGATATCGCAGATATTACAGGTTTTGATATTTCAACAATTTCAAGAGTAGTTAAAAGTAAATATGCAGATACACCAAACGGTATTCTTTACCTTAAAGATTTATTTTCTGACAGTTTGACTAATGATGACGGTGAAGAAGTTTCTACAAAAGAAATAAAAAATCATCTTCAGGAAGTAATTAGCAAAGAAAATAAGAGAAAACCTTTAACAGATGATGCTTTAGTGGTGATTCTTAAAGAACAAGGGTATAATATTGCAAGAAGAACGATTGCAAAATACCGTGAACAGCTTAATATTCCAGTTGCAAGACTTAGAAAAGAACTTTAA
- a CDS encoding beta-carotene 15,15'-monooxygenase: MPEFDLDSFKKTWQEQPVKPKYNNKEILKMLNNKSRNYMKYIFWISVVEFLFFSVFGVFYLIQSNESDSFLSILEKMGVHRDSHLITKLDNIYLIVKILSLVVTGFFVLKFYQNYRKIKIEEDLKAFITRIITFKKTVNAFILTNIGLLLILISTLIGFTFYILNVQSIEINNSAFKGFIVGIIVGTILCVILIWIYYRLVYGIIMSRLDKNLSQLKDIESQEN; the protein is encoded by the coding sequence ATGCCTGAATTTGATTTAGACAGCTTTAAGAAAACCTGGCAGGAACAGCCTGTTAAACCTAAATACAACAATAAAGAGATTTTAAAAATGCTCAATAATAAGTCACGTAATTACATGAAATATATTTTCTGGATCAGCGTGGTTGAGTTTTTATTTTTTAGCGTTTTTGGTGTATTTTATCTAATACAGAGTAACGAGTCAGACAGTTTCTTGAGTATCTTAGAGAAAATGGGAGTTCACAGAGACAGCCATCTTATCACCAAACTTGATAATATTTATTTAATTGTAAAAATTCTTAGCCTTGTAGTTACCGGATTTTTCGTATTAAAATTTTATCAAAACTACCGTAAAATTAAAATTGAAGAAGATCTGAAAGCATTTATTACAAGAATAATTACTTTCAAGAAAACAGTAAATGCTTTTATTTTAACCAATATCGGGTTATTATTAATTCTGATAAGTACATTAATTGGGTTTACTTTTTATATTTTAAATGTCCAAAGCATAGAAATCAACAACTCCGCTTTTAAAGGATTTATTGTTGGAATTATAGTAGGTACAATTTTGTGCGTAATTTTGATTTGGATCTATTACAGATTGGTTTACGGAATTATTATGAGCAGGCTCGATAAAAATTTAAGTCAATTAAAAGATATAGAATCTCAGGAAAATTAA
- a CDS encoding RNA polymerase sigma factor, whose amino-acid sequence MISKEKEFAQLVKDNQGLIIKVSRLYTNSLEDEEDLFQEIVLQLWRSYDSFKGNSKISTWMYRVALNTAITLFRKKSKSLPTNELDINHRDFIEDDDDKQQQISLLYTVIKTLPNVERAIVMMYLDDLPYKDIAENLGITEVNARVKMNRLKKILKEKMEKHA is encoded by the coding sequence TTGATTTCTAAAGAGAAAGAGTTTGCACAGCTTGTAAAAGATAATCAGGGATTGATTATTAAAGTATCGCGTCTGTACACCAATTCGCTGGAAGATGAGGAAGATCTTTTCCAGGAGATTGTCTTACAGCTTTGGCGAAGCTATGATTCTTTTAAAGGAAATTCAAAGATTTCTACCTGGATGTATCGTGTTGCCCTCAACACTGCCATCACTCTTTTCAGAAAAAAAAGTAAAAGTTTACCAACTAATGAGCTAGATATCAATCACAGAGATTTTATTGAAGATGATGATGATAAACAGCAGCAGATTTCACTTCTTTATACTGTAATCAAAACTTTACCAAATGTAGAAAGAGCAATCGTAATGATGTATCTCGACGACTTACCTTATAAAGATATCGCCGAAAACTTAGGTATTACGGAAGTAAATGCACGTGTGAAAATGAACAGATTAAAGAAAATACTTAAAGAAAAAATGGAAAAACATGCCTGA
- a CDS encoding polyphosphate kinase 2 family protein: protein MNNNFSDDFLVKGKFSIKKYSTEYKGKLTKEEGVQLLIQEKEKLRELQEKMYADGSQSLLVVLQAMDAAGKDSLIEHVFGGVNPQGCNVTSFKTPSSKEYSHDFLWRHYLALPQKGMIGIFNRSHYESVLVCKVHPEYNLSEKTWSSVKDFDKKFWENRYESIRNFEKHLAQNGTTIIKIFLNVSKNEQKKRLLDRINEQEKNWKFSAADLPERALFDQYMECYETAINETSKDEAPWYVIPADNKWFARLSALQIIIDTLEKMDLKFPELSKEDKAGLDDAKKQLESE, encoded by the coding sequence ATGAATAATAATTTCTCAGACGACTTTTTAGTTAAAGGAAAATTTTCAATAAAAAAATATTCCACAGAATATAAAGGAAAACTCACTAAAGAAGAAGGTGTACAATTATTAATTCAGGAAAAAGAAAAACTTAGAGAGCTTCAGGAAAAAATGTATGCCGACGGAAGCCAATCACTTTTAGTCGTTTTACAGGCAATGGATGCAGCAGGAAAAGACAGCTTGATAGAACATGTTTTTGGAGGCGTAAATCCTCAAGGCTGTAACGTCACGAGTTTTAAAACTCCTAGTTCTAAAGAATACTCACATGATTTTTTGTGGAGACATTATTTAGCATTACCTCAAAAAGGAATGATTGGTATTTTTAATCGCTCTCATTATGAAAGCGTTTTAGTCTGTAAAGTACACCCTGAATATAATTTAAGCGAAAAAACATGGAGTTCTGTCAAAGATTTCGATAAAAAGTTCTGGGAAAACAGGTATGAAAGCATCAGAAATTTTGAAAAACATCTCGCTCAAAATGGAACAACAATTATTAAAATTTTTCTGAATGTCTCTAAAAATGAGCAAAAGAAAAGGCTTTTAGACCGTATTAACGAACAGGAAAAAAACTGGAAATTTTCTGCAGCAGATTTACCCGAAAGAGCTTTGTTTGATCAATATATGGAATGCTACGAAACTGCCATCAATGAAACTTCAAAAGATGAAGCGCCTTGGTATGTAATTCCAGCAGACAATAAATGGTTTGCCAGACTTTCTGCTTTACAGATTATTATTGATACTTTAGAAAAAATGGATTTGAAATTTCCTGAACTTTCAAAAGAAGACAAAGCAGGTTTGGATGATGCTAAAAAGCAATTGGAAAGTGAGTAA
- a CDS encoding DUF1573 domain-containing protein, with translation MKNLLAGIALFGTFALASAQTITFDKTTYEYGQIKPNSDGTRFFTVTNTGDKPLIISNVKPACGCTTPEFSQDPIAPGKSAKIKVGYNTATVSPFNKMIEVFSNDPVNSRSVIYIKGEVTATAPEPKPLTAAEQKAAAKAEKKAAKMAAKK, from the coding sequence ATGAAAAACTTATTAGCAGGAATTGCATTATTCGGAACATTCGCATTAGCATCTGCACAGACAATTACATTCGACAAAACTACTTACGAATATGGTCAAATTAAACCAAATTCTGACGGTACAAGATTTTTTACAGTAACTAATACAGGAGATAAGCCTCTTATTATTTCTAATGTAAAACCAGCTTGTGGATGTACTACTCCAGAATTTAGCCAAGATCCTATTGCACCTGGAAAATCAGCAAAAATTAAAGTTGGATACAACACAGCAACTGTTTCTCCGTTCAACAAAATGATTGAGGTATTTTCTAATGACCCTGTAAACAGCAGAAGTGTAATTTACATTAAAGGTGAAGTAACTGCTACCGCTCCAGAACCAAAACCATTAACTGCTGCAGAACAAAAAGCAGCGGCTAAAGCTGAAAAAAAAGCAGCTAAAATGGCAGCTAAAAAATAA
- a CDS encoding valine--tRNA ligase codes for MQISEKYNPQQTEQKWYNYWLENKYFHSEPNEKPPYTIVIPPPNVTGILHMGHMLNNTIQDVLVRRARMQGFNACWVPGTDHASIATEAKVVAKLKSEGINKSDITRDEFLKHAWEWTDKYGGTILEQLKKLGCSCDWDRTRFTMEESLSQQVTKSFVDLYNKGLIYRGYRMVNWDPEAKTNISDEEVIFKEQNGKLYFLKYKIEGTEEFLSVATTRPETIFGDTAVCINPNDERYAHLKGKKVIVPIVNRVIPIIEDEYVDIEFGTGALKITPAHDINDYEIGKKHQLPMIDSLDDDGNLNEHGLHYVGKNRFDVRKQIAKELEENNLLLKAEDYMNKVGTSERTGAVIEPKVSVQWFLKMSEIAKPALDVVMDDEVKFYPEKFKNTYKYWMENIRDWNISRQLWWGQQIPAFYYGDGENDFVVAEDKYQALVVLEEQKGIIAQLEDLRQDEDALDTWFSSWLWPMSVFDGLNNPDNKDINYYYPTSDLVTGPDIIFFWVARMIMAGLEYRKEVPFKNVYFTGIVRDKIGRKMSKSLGNSPDPLDLIERYGADAVRVGIMMSSAAGNDLKFDSEQIDEEGNVLTEKQIKQRMEEGKDAVYTSPLCDLGRNFGTKIWNAFRLINMWNHEDKPANSTDIQTIEWFENQLNKTIADVNDQFSKFRISDALNLLQKLVKDDFCGWYLEAIKPNFGEGISKEVYTKTIYLFEELMKLLHPFMPFLTEELWQTISDRKIEDALMISQQKKEETFSEDIIKKFETAQDLISGVRNYRQTKGISPREAAEVYTNASEFANESVIKRLANISEIHFGTKTEKPSFTFLVGSTEVSIPLSENLDLGEEKTKTEEELKYLKGFLISVDKKLSNEKFVANAKPEVVESERKKQKDAQDKIAILEEKLKSL; via the coding sequence ATGCAGATTTCAGAAAAGTATAATCCACAGCAAACAGAACAAAAATGGTACAATTACTGGCTGGAAAACAAGTATTTCCACTCAGAACCCAACGAAAAGCCACCTTATACGATTGTAATTCCACCGCCTAACGTCACCGGGATACTTCATATGGGGCATATGTTGAATAATACCATTCAGGATGTTTTGGTGCGTCGTGCAAGAATGCAGGGCTTCAATGCTTGTTGGGTGCCGGGAACAGATCACGCTTCAATTGCTACTGAAGCGAAGGTTGTTGCTAAACTGAAGTCTGAAGGAATCAACAAATCTGATATTACCAGAGATGAATTCTTAAAGCATGCTTGGGAATGGACTGATAAATACGGTGGAACAATCCTAGAGCAGTTGAAGAAGTTAGGTTGTTCTTGCGATTGGGACAGAACCCGTTTTACAATGGAAGAATCTCTTTCTCAGCAGGTAACAAAATCTTTTGTTGATTTGTATAACAAAGGATTAATTTATCGTGGCTACAGAATGGTCAACTGGGATCCTGAGGCAAAAACCAATATTTCTGACGAAGAAGTAATCTTTAAAGAGCAAAACGGAAAACTATATTTCCTTAAATATAAAATCGAAGGTACAGAAGAATTCCTTTCGGTGGCTACAACACGTCCTGAAACTATTTTTGGTGATACTGCAGTTTGTATCAATCCTAACGATGAGAGATATGCTCATCTGAAAGGTAAAAAAGTAATCGTTCCGATTGTAAACAGAGTTATTCCGATTATTGAAGACGAATACGTTGACATTGAATTCGGAACAGGGGCGCTGAAAATTACGCCGGCTCACGATATTAATGACTACGAAATCGGAAAGAAACATCAGTTGCCAATGATTGATTCTTTGGATGATGATGGAAATCTTAATGAGCATGGATTACATTACGTAGGAAAAAACAGATTTGATGTAAGAAAACAAATTGCTAAAGAATTAGAAGAAAATAATCTTTTGTTGAAGGCAGAAGATTATATGAATAAAGTAGGAACTTCAGAAAGAACAGGTGCGGTTATCGAGCCTAAAGTTTCTGTTCAGTGGTTTTTAAAGATGTCTGAGATTGCAAAGCCAGCTTTGGATGTTGTAATGGATGATGAAGTAAAATTCTATCCAGAAAAATTTAAAAATACCTACAAATATTGGATGGAAAACATCCGTGACTGGAATATTTCTCGTCAGCTTTGGTGGGGACAGCAAATTCCTGCTTTCTATTACGGAGACGGTGAAAATGATTTCGTAGTTGCAGAAGATAAATATCAGGCACTTGTAGTGTTAGAAGAGCAAAAGGGAATTATAGCTCAGCTTGAAGATTTAAGACAAGACGAAGATGCATTAGACACATGGTTCTCATCATGGTTGTGGCCAATGTCTGTTTTTGACGGTTTGAATAATCCTGATAATAAAGATATTAATTACTATTATCCAACTTCAGATTTGGTAACAGGTCCGGATATTATTTTCTTCTGGGTTGCCAGAATGATTATGGCAGGATTGGAATACAGAAAAGAAGTTCCATTCAAAAATGTTTATTTTACAGGAATTGTTAGAGATAAAATAGGCAGAAAAATGTCTAAATCTTTAGGAAATTCGCCAGATCCATTAGATTTAATAGAACGTTATGGAGCTGATGCCGTAAGAGTAGGAATTATGATGAGTTCTGCAGCCGGAAACGACTTGAAATTTGATTCTGAGCAGATTGATGAAGAAGGAAATGTTTTAACTGAAAAGCAGATAAAACAGAGAATGGAAGAAGGTAAAGATGCTGTTTACACGTCGCCTCTTTGCGATTTGGGAAGAAATTTCGGAACCAAAATCTGGAATGCTTTCAGATTGATCAACATGTGGAATCATGAAGATAAGCCGGCTAATTCAACAGATATTCAGACGATAGAATGGTTCGAAAATCAATTGAATAAAACGATTGCTGATGTGAATGATCAGTTCAGTAAATTTAGAATTTCGGATGCTTTAAACTTGCTTCAAAAATTAGTTAAAGACGATTTTTGTGGTTGGTACCTTGAAGCTATTAAACCCAATTTTGGTGAAGGTATTTCTAAAGAAGTTTATACAAAGACGATTTATTTATTTGAAGAATTGATGAAGTTGCTTCATCCGTTCATGCCTTTCTTAACGGAAGAATTGTGGCAGACGATTTCAGACAGAAAAATAGAAGATGCTTTAATGATTTCTCAGCAGAAAAAAGAAGAAACGTTCAGCGAAGATATTATCAAGAAATTTGAGACCGCACAGGATTTGATCTCAGGTGTTAGAAATTACCGTCAGACAAAAGGAATTTCGCCAAGAGAAGCTGCTGAAGTTTATACCAATGCTAGTGAGTTTGCTAATGAATCGGTGATTAAGAGATTAGCCAATATTTCAGAAATCCATTTCGGAACTAAAACAGAGAAACCGAGTTTTACATTCTTGGTAGGTTCTACGGAAGTTTCGATTCCTTTAAGTGAAAACTTAGATTTGGGTGAAGAAAAAACAAAAACAGAAGAAGAATTAAAATATCTAAAAGGCTTTTTAATTTCTGTAGATAAGAAACTTTCTAACGAAAAATTTGTTGCCAACGCAAAACCAGAAGTGGTAGAAAGCGAGCGTAAAAAGCAAAAAGATGCGCAAGATAAAATTGCAATTCTGGAAGAGAAGCTAAAAAGTTTATAA
- a CDS encoding DUF4241 domain-containing protein → MTHLENIQKLFSKDFVESPLLESFEVGKIYLSTGKLIACDPLITNDMQPFTTQFPKGDFQVLLHKETESNCVAYAEIIFSDAKITSWKMATTKEQNIKDLAEGEVFGYPVESGMGCFMDAQTQEQLNLHEQKLFQRKGDDFMGIYEEFFHDHFFDENGAIDQFAFLKPTEENAGNIFAFETGYGEGFYASYIGFDKENNPVKIITEFIEILVS, encoded by the coding sequence ATGACACACTTAGAAAACATACAAAAACTATTTTCAAAAGACTTCGTAGAAAGTCCTTTATTAGAAAGTTTTGAAGTGGGAAAAATATACCTTTCCACAGGAAAATTGATTGCTTGTGATCCTTTGATCACGAATGATATGCAACCTTTTACAACTCAATTTCCTAAAGGAGACTTTCAGGTTTTACTTCACAAAGAAACTGAGAGTAATTGTGTAGCCTATGCCGAAATTATTTTTAGCGATGCCAAAATTACATCATGGAAAATGGCAACCACCAAAGAGCAGAATATAAAAGATTTGGCAGAAGGTGAAGTTTTCGGTTATCCCGTAGAAAGCGGAATGGGCTGTTTTATGGATGCTCAAACTCAGGAGCAACTTAATCTTCATGAGCAGAAACTTTTCCAAAGAAAAGGAGACGATTTTATGGGAATTTATGAAGAATTTTTTCATGATCATTTTTTCGATGAAAACGGTGCCATCGATCAGTTTGCATTTTTAAAACCTACAGAAGAAAATGCAGGAAATATTTTTGCTTTTGAAACAGGCTATGGTGAAGGTTTTTATGCAAGCTATATAGGATTTGACAAAGAAAATAATCCGGTAAAAATTATTACTGAATTTATTGAGATATTAGTCAGCTAA